A window of Streptomyces armeniacus contains these coding sequences:
- a CDS encoding nucleotidyltransferase family protein, which translates to MTRDPHDETYPSQAVVLAGGQGSRLRPYTDDRPKPMVEIPGTGMPIIGHQLAWLAAEGVTDAVVSCGHLAEVLQEWLACTELPLRVSTVIENEPLGRGGGLKYAAASLPRPDEPWYATNGDIWTRFSLREFAAFHAERDATATLALARPRIPWGAVETDEFGHVLDFIESPPSPYLINAGVYVFSAEFAGLLPDRGDHERTTFPRLARERRLAGFPLPQGAYWRAIDTAKDLTEAAKELGGGD; encoded by the coding sequence ATGACCCGTGACCCGCATGACGAGACGTACCCGAGCCAAGCCGTGGTCCTGGCCGGAGGCCAGGGTTCGCGGCTGCGGCCCTACACCGACGACCGTCCCAAGCCGATGGTCGAGATCCCCGGCACCGGCATGCCGATCATCGGCCACCAGCTGGCCTGGCTCGCCGCCGAGGGCGTCACGGACGCGGTCGTCTCGTGCGGACACCTCGCCGAGGTGCTGCAGGAATGGCTCGCCTGCACCGAACTCCCGCTGCGGGTCAGCACCGTGATCGAGAACGAGCCACTGGGGCGGGGCGGCGGACTCAAGTACGCCGCCGCGTCGCTGCCGCGGCCCGACGAGCCGTGGTACGCCACGAACGGCGACATCTGGACCCGCTTCTCGCTCCGCGAGTTCGCCGCCTTCCACGCCGAACGCGACGCGACGGCCACGCTGGCGCTGGCCCGGCCGCGGATTCCGTGGGGGGCCGTGGAGACGGACGAGTTCGGGCATGTACTGGACTTCATCGAGTCGCCGCCGTCGCCGTATCTGATCAACGCGGGTGTGTACGTGTTCTCGGCCGAGTTCGCCGGCCTGCTGCCGGACCGGGGCGACCACGAACGTACGACGTTCCCGCGGCTCGCCCGCGAACGGCGGCTGGCGGGCTTTCCGCTGCCGCAGGGGGCGTATTGGCGGGCGATCGACACGGCGAAGGATCTGACGGAAGCCGCGAAGGAGCTTGGCGGCGGCGACTGA
- a CDS encoding dicarboxylate/amino acid:cation symporter, producing MSTETREPPRTARKRFRLQLHTQVVIGAALGIVVGLILQDDASHLDPVGQIFLQLLQFLVVPLVVVTLLAGMIQMTSARDLAGIGGRFFAYLVVTSLCASAIGVGIALIVRPGRGFDVGSVEKGTPEEATGEFSFLDQIQEWVPSNIVASMAEMSMVQIIVGVILFGSAILLIGEQKIPGIYALIRESSEVVLRLTGIIIKASPYGIFALMAVLVGTTGTDSLSAAVKFIVVDYLALIVMALVVYPLVIGLVARLNVFRFYRKVWPASLFAMTTASSAATIPVSMKIAQNDLGAPKRIFGFTIPFGATANMDGFAVALGVIAVFAADAHGMDITPALILQIVLLGLVMSVGAAGVRGAGIVMSAVLLKSLGLPLEIVPLLAAIWPILDIGHTGLNVTGDLTGTATVSAADKSLEKEVFNAPPTELDTRKDKAPEAPAADQRAAP from the coding sequence ATGAGTACCGAGACCCGAGAGCCCCCTCGTACCGCTCGGAAGAGGTTCCGACTCCAGCTCCACACCCAGGTGGTCATCGGGGCGGCCCTGGGGATCGTCGTCGGCCTGATCCTCCAGGACGACGCGAGCCATCTGGACCCGGTCGGCCAGATCTTCCTGCAGCTGCTGCAGTTCCTGGTCGTTCCCCTGGTCGTCGTCACGCTGCTGGCCGGCATGATCCAGATGACCTCGGCCCGCGACCTGGCAGGCATCGGCGGCAGGTTCTTCGCCTACCTCGTCGTCACCTCACTGTGCGCCTCCGCCATCGGTGTCGGCATCGCGCTGATCGTCCGCCCCGGGCGGGGATTCGACGTCGGGTCGGTCGAAAAGGGGACACCCGAGGAGGCGACCGGAGAGTTCTCGTTCCTCGACCAGATTCAGGAATGGGTCCCGTCCAACATCGTTGCCTCCATGGCCGAGATGTCGATGGTCCAGATCATCGTCGGCGTCATTCTCTTCGGTTCGGCCATCCTGCTGATCGGCGAGCAGAAGATCCCCGGCATCTACGCCCTCATCCGGGAATCCTCGGAGGTGGTCCTCCGGCTCACCGGCATCATCATCAAGGCGTCGCCGTACGGGATCTTCGCGCTGATGGCCGTGCTCGTCGGCACCACCGGCACGGACTCGCTCTCGGCAGCGGTCAAGTTCATCGTGGTGGACTACCTCGCGCTCATCGTGATGGCGCTGGTGGTGTATCCCCTCGTCATCGGACTCGTCGCCCGCCTCAACGTGTTCCGCTTCTACCGCAAGGTCTGGCCGGCGTCCCTGTTCGCCATGACCACCGCCAGCAGCGCCGCGACGATCCCCGTCTCCATGAAGATCGCGCAGAACGACCTCGGAGCCCCGAAGAGGATCTTCGGCTTCACGATCCCGTTCGGCGCGACCGCCAACATGGACGGCTTCGCCGTGGCGCTGGGAGTGATCGCCGTCTTCGCCGCCGACGCCCACGGCATGGACATCACGCCCGCCCTGATCCTCCAGATCGTCCTGCTGGGCCTGGTGATGAGCGTCGGCGCGGCCGGAGTGCGCGGCGCGGGCATCGTGATGTCGGCGGTACTCCTCAAGAGCCTGGGGCTCCCCCTCGAGATAGTGCCGCTGCTCGCGGCCATCTGGCCGATCCTCGACATCGGCCACACCGGACTGAACGTCACCGGAGACCTGACCGGCACTGCAACCGTCAGCGCGGCCGACAAGTCACTCGAGAAGGAGGTCTTCAACGCCCCGCCGACGGAGCTGGACACCCGTAAGGACAAGGCCCCCGAGGCTCCGGCGGCGGACCAGCGCGCGGCACCGTGA
- a CDS encoding ABC transporter ATP-binding protein, with protein MATVTYDAATRIYPGAKSPAVDKLDIDIEDGEFLVLVGPSGCGKSTSLRMLAGLEDVDQGTIRIGDRDVTHLPPKDRDIAMVFQNYALYPHMTVADNMGFALKIAGVNKADIRKKVEDAAKILDLEDYLSRKPKALSGGQRQRVAMGRAIVREPQVFLMDEPLSNLDAKLRVQTRTQIASLQRRLGITTVYVTHDQVEAMTMGDRVAVLKDGLLQQVATPRHMYDKPQNLFVAGFIGSPAMNLVEVPITDGGVKFGNSVVQVEREALSTAGDKGDTTVTVGCRPEHFDLVNGDNGGDSKSLSKEAKDQPAGLAVTVNVVEELGADAYVFGTADLGDTKEDLVIRVSGRDVPEKGSVIHVVPRAGETHVFSTSTGERLSD; from the coding sequence ATGGCCACGGTCACCTATGACGCTGCGACCCGGATCTACCCGGGTGCCAAATCCCCCGCCGTCGACAAACTCGACATCGACATCGAGGACGGCGAGTTCCTCGTCCTCGTCGGACCGTCCGGCTGCGGAAAGTCCACCTCCCTGCGCATGCTCGCGGGTCTCGAGGACGTCGACCAGGGCACCATCCGGATCGGTGACCGCGATGTCACCCACCTTCCGCCGAAGGACCGGGACATCGCCATGGTGTTCCAGAACTACGCGCTGTACCCGCACATGACCGTCGCGGACAACATGGGCTTCGCCCTCAAGATCGCCGGCGTCAACAAGGCCGACATCCGCAAGAAGGTCGAGGACGCGGCGAAGATCCTGGACCTCGAGGACTACCTCAGCCGCAAGCCCAAGGCCCTCTCCGGCGGTCAGCGCCAGCGCGTCGCGATGGGCCGCGCGATCGTCCGTGAGCCGCAGGTCTTCCTGATGGACGAGCCGCTGTCGAACCTCGACGCGAAGCTCCGCGTGCAGACCCGTACGCAGATCGCGAGCCTGCAGCGCCGCCTCGGCATCACCACCGTGTACGTCACCCACGACCAGGTCGAGGCCATGACGATGGGCGACCGCGTGGCCGTCCTCAAGGACGGGCTGCTCCAGCAGGTCGCCACGCCGCGGCACATGTACGACAAGCCGCAGAACCTCTTCGTCGCGGGCTTCATCGGCTCCCCGGCCATGAACCTGGTCGAGGTGCCGATCACCGACGGCGGCGTGAAGTTCGGCAACAGCGTCGTGCAGGTCGAGCGCGAGGCGCTCTCCACCGCCGGCGACAAGGGCGACACCACGGTCACCGTCGGCTGCCGCCCGGAGCACTTCGACCTCGTCAACGGCGACAACGGCGGCGACTCCAAGTCCCTCTCCAAGGAGGCCAAGGACCAGCCCGCGGGCCTCGCCGTGACCGTGAACGTCGTCGAGGAGCTCGGCGCCGACGCGTACGTCTTCGGCACCGCCGACCTCGGCGACACCAAGGAGGACCTGGTGATCCGCGTCAGCGGGCGCGACGTGCCGGAGAAGGGCTCCGTGATCCACGTCGTGCCGCGGGCCGGCGAGACGCACGTGTTCTCCACCTCGACCGGTGAGCGGCTCAGCGACTGA
- a CDS encoding aminotransferase class V-fold PLP-dependent enzyme, producing MTLTTHDAEAFAPETMRYVRGQFAHLEHDARGTSRLFFENSGGSLRLRAASERALEISLFPEAPSRPGKVARDLARIEQQGESDLLAFFGGAPDGALLPTATASQAMFVLVRTITENVPGTNIVTTALEHPSSYDACEQYARRTGQELRTAAPNRTTGGIDPSAVAELVDAETSLVSVIATSNITGAITDIPALVEAVREKNPGVHVIVDAVQYAPHGVLDAQGWGVDGVNIAPYKMFGDRGNAFTYLSPRLAELGHDRLTKASSRTWSVGSSAPAVFAGFSAIMDYLVTVGGASPATDRRDGIVAGMHAVQRHEQALLHTLLNGTERQAGLRRLPGVHIHFADTAATSPRDLIVPLTFDGLSCADAVRAYEDNGVTVYERVATSHYSERILRSLGLEGVVRVSPLHCHTPEEAEHFLRVTEMIAK from the coding sequence ATGACCCTCACCACCCACGACGCCGAGGCCTTCGCACCGGAGACCATGCGGTACGTACGAGGCCAGTTCGCGCACCTGGAACACGACGCGCGCGGCACGAGCCGCCTCTTCTTCGAGAACTCCGGCGGCTCGCTCCGGCTACGGGCGGCCTCCGAACGCGCGCTGGAGATCTCCCTCTTCCCCGAGGCCCCCTCACGCCCCGGCAAAGTCGCCCGGGACCTGGCCCGGATCGAGCAGCAGGGCGAGTCCGACCTCCTGGCCTTCTTCGGAGGTGCGCCAGACGGCGCGCTCCTGCCCACCGCGACCGCGTCGCAGGCGATGTTCGTTCTGGTACGGACGATCACCGAGAACGTCCCCGGCACCAACATCGTGACCACCGCCCTCGAACACCCCTCGTCCTACGACGCCTGCGAGCAGTACGCGCGGCGCACGGGACAGGAACTCCGTACGGCCGCGCCCAACCGGACGACCGGCGGCATCGACCCCTCGGCGGTCGCCGAACTGGTCGACGCCGAGACCTCCCTCGTCTCGGTCATCGCCACTTCGAACATCACCGGTGCCATCACGGACATCCCCGCACTGGTCGAGGCGGTCCGCGAGAAGAACCCCGGCGTTCACGTGATCGTGGACGCGGTCCAGTACGCGCCGCACGGCGTCCTCGACGCCCAGGGGTGGGGAGTCGACGGCGTCAACATCGCGCCGTACAAGATGTTCGGGGACCGCGGGAACGCGTTCACCTACCTCTCGCCCAGGCTCGCGGAACTCGGCCACGACCGGCTCACCAAGGCGAGCTCGCGCACCTGGAGCGTGGGCAGCTCCGCTCCCGCGGTCTTTGCCGGGTTCTCGGCGATCATGGACTATCTCGTCACTGTGGGCGGTGCGTCACCGGCCACCGATCGTCGCGACGGCATCGTCGCGGGGATGCACGCCGTCCAGCGGCATGAGCAAGCGCTTCTGCACACCTTGCTGAACGGGACGGAGCGACAGGCCGGGCTCCGCCGGCTCCCGGGAGTCCACATCCACTTCGCCGACACGGCGGCCACGTCGCCCCGCGACCTGATCGTGCCGCTGACCTTCGACGGGCTCTCCTGCGCCGACGCGGTCCGCGCCTACGAGGACAACGGCGTGACCGTGTACGAGCGGGTCGCGACCAGCCACTACTCCGAGCGCATCCTTCGCTCGCTCGGGCTCGAGGGCGTGGTGCGCGTGTCACCACTGCACTGCCACACCCCGGAGGAAGCGGAGCACTTCCTCCGCGTCACCGAGATGATCGCCAAGTAG
- a CDS encoding DedA family protein: MTVLALGPSWLDPDYLIQTFGLIGILTIVFAESGLLIGFFLPGDSLLFTTGLLVTTGQYLHYPLWLVCLLIVIAAVAGDQVGYLFGRKVGPSLFKRPDSRLFKQENVEKAHEFFEKYGPKSLVLARFVPIVRTFTPIIAGVSRMNYRTFVIFNVVGGILWGAGVTLLGASLGKVDFVHAHIESILILIVLLSVLPIVIEYLRARRSSANAAAADTSANAAGDGSGPDGAGPPQGGTGGRKSRRKGRHAIR, from the coding sequence GTGACCGTTCTCGCGCTCGGGCCAAGCTGGCTCGACCCGGACTACCTGATCCAGACCTTCGGGCTGATCGGCATCCTCACCATCGTGTTCGCCGAGTCGGGCCTGCTGATCGGGTTCTTCCTGCCGGGCGACTCGCTGCTGTTCACGACCGGACTGCTGGTCACGACCGGCCAGTACCTGCACTACCCGCTGTGGCTGGTGTGCCTGCTCATCGTGATCGCGGCGGTGGCCGGCGACCAGGTGGGCTATCTCTTCGGCCGCAAGGTCGGCCCCAGCCTCTTCAAACGGCCAGACTCGCGCCTCTTCAAGCAGGAGAACGTGGAGAAGGCGCACGAGTTCTTCGAGAAGTACGGCCCCAAGTCGCTGGTGCTGGCGCGGTTCGTGCCGATCGTGCGGACGTTCACGCCGATCATCGCGGGCGTCAGCCGGATGAACTACCGCACCTTCGTGATCTTCAACGTGGTCGGCGGCATCCTCTGGGGCGCCGGTGTCACGCTGCTGGGCGCCAGCCTGGGGAAGGTCGACTTCGTCCACGCACACATCGAGAGCATCCTCATCCTGATCGTGCTGCTGTCGGTGCTGCCGATCGTGATCGAGTACCTCCGTGCGCGGCGCTCCTCCGCGAACGCCGCGGCAGCGGACACCTCGGCGAACGCGGCCGGGGACGGCAGCGGCCCGGACGGCGCGGGCCCGCCCCAGGGAGGCACGGGCGGCCGGAAGTCGCGGCGCAAGGGACGGCACGCCATACGCTGA